From a single Leopardus geoffroyi isolate Oge1 chromosome E1, O.geoffroyi_Oge1_pat1.0, whole genome shotgun sequence genomic region:
- the NEK8 gene encoding serine/threonine-protein kinase Nek8 isoform X3, with the protein MEKYERIRVVGRGAFGIVHLCLRKADQKLVIIKQIPVEQMTKEERQAAQNECQVLKLLNHPNVIEYYENFLEDKALMIAMEYAPGGTLAEFIQKRCNSLLEEETILHFFVQILLALHHVHTHLILHRDLKTQNILLDKHRMVVKIGDFGISKILSSKSKAYTVVGTPCYISPELCEGKPYNQKSDIWALGCVLYELASLKRAFEAANLPALVLKIMSGTFAPISDRYSPELRQLVLSLLSLEPSQRPPLSHIMAQPLCIRALLNLHTDLGSIRMRRAEKSLVPGPPMAPGSTGSRTTGARCRGIPRGPARPAIPPPLSAVYAWGGGLSAPLRLPMLNTEVVQVAAGRTQKAGVTRSGRLILWEAPPLGAGGGALLPGAVEQPQPQFVSRFLEGQSGVTIKHVACGDLFTACLTAFSCSSNPWTGLSGKPAQPLSPFSFLTTPHSPDRGIIMTFGSGSNGCLGHGSLNDISQPTIVEALLGYEMVQVACGASHVLALSTERELFAWGRGDGGQEAQRVVCGIDSSMILTVPGRALACGSNRFNKLGLDHCSLGEEPAPDQQVEEALSFTPLGSAPLDQEPLLSVDLGTAHSAAVTASGDCYTFGSNQHGQLGTNARRVSRAPCQVRGLQNIKTAMVACGDAFTVAIGAEGEVYSWGKGARGRLGRRDEDAGLPRPVQLDETHPYTVTSVSCCHGNTLLAVRRSLATYPPLGNLRHGLAQLLSSFVPCRLEMHLPRVPKCLLRS; encoded by the exons ATGGAGAAGTACGAGCGGATCCGAGTGGTGGGGAGAGGTGCTTTCGG GATTGTGCACCTGTGCCTGCGCAAGGCTGACCAGAAGCTGGTGATCATCAAGCAGATCCCAGTGGAGCAGATGACCAAGGAAGAGCGGCAGGCAGCCCAAAATGAGTGCCAGGTCCTCAAGCTACTCAATCACCCCAACGTCATTGAGTACTATGAGAACTTCCTGGAGGACAAGGCCCTCATGATTGCCATGGAATACGCACCAG GTGGCACCCTGGCTGAGTTCATCCAAAAACGCTGTAACTCCCTGCTGGAGGAGGAGACCATCCTGCACTTCTTTGTGCAGATCCTGCTCGCGCTCCATCACGTGCACACCCATCTCATCCTGCACCGGGACCTTAAGACTCAAAACATCCTTCTTGACAAACACCGCATGGTTGTCAAGATCGGGGACTTCGGCATCTCCAAGATCCTTAGCAGCAAGAGCAAGGCCTACACG GTGGTGGGCACTCCGTGCTACATCTCCCCTGAATTGTGTGAGGGCAAGCCTTACAACCAGAAGAGTGACATCTGGGCCCTGGGCTGTGTCCTCTATGAACTGGCCAGTCTCAAGAGGGCTTTCGAAGCTGCG AACCTGCCAGCGCTGGTGCTGAAGATCATGAGTGGCACCTTTGCACCTATCTCTGACCGGTACAGCCCTGAGCTGCGCCAGCTCGTCCTCAGtctgctcagcctggagccctcACAGCGGCCACCGCTCAGCCACATCATGGCACAGCCACTCTGCATCCGCGCCCTCCTCAACCTCCACACCGACCTGGGGAGCATCCGCATGAGGAG GGCAGAGAAGTCCCTGGTCCCAGGGCCACCCATGGCCCCCGGCAGCACAGGGAGCAGGACCACAGGCGCCCGCTGCAGGG GTATACCCCGGGGACCCGCACGGCCGGCCATTCCGCCACCGCTGTCGGCGGTCTACGCGTGGGGCGGTGGGCTCAGTGCCCCGCTACGGCTGCCGATGCTCAACACAGAGGTGGTCCAGGTGGCAGCTGGGCGCACGCAGAAGGCGGGCGTCACGCGCTCGGGGCGCCTTATCCTCTGGGAG GCCCCGCCCCTAGGCGCCGGAGGGGGCGCGCTCTTGCCCGGGGCCGTGGAGCAGCCGCAGCCCCAGTTTGTCTCCCGTTTCCTGGAGGGCCAGTCGGGCGTGACTATCAAACATGTGGCCTGCGGGGACCTCTTCACAGCCTGCCTGACCG CTTTTTCTTGCTCCTCCAACCCATGGACTGGCTTATCTGGAAAACCAGCccaacctctctctcccttctcgttcctcaccaccccccactctcCAGACCGAGGTATCATCATGACCTTTGGCAGTGGCAGTAACGGGTGCCTAGGCCATGGCAGCCTCAATGACATCAGCCAG ccCACCATTGTGGAGGCGCTGCTGGGCTATGAGATGGTGCAGGTGGCCTGTGGGGCCTCTCACGTGCTGGCCCTGTCCACAGAGCGAGAACTATTTGCGTGGGGCCGCGGAGATGGTG GACAGGAAGCCCAGCGGGTTGTATGTGGCATTGACTCCTCCATGATCCTCACCGTGCCTGGCCGAGCCCTGGCTTGTGGAAGTAACAG GTTCAACAAACTGGGCCTGGACCACTGCTCCCTGGGGGAGGAGCCTGCCCCCGACCAGCAGGTAGAGGAGGCCCTGAGCTTCACACCACTAGGTTCCGCACCCCTGGACCAGGAGCCCCTGCTGAGTGTGGACCTGGGCACTGCTCATTCAGCTGCCGTCACTG ccTCTGGTGACTGCTACACTTTTGGCAGCAATCAGCATGGGCAGTTGGGCACCAATGCCCGCCGGGTCAGCCGGGCACCTTGTCAAGTCCGAGGCCTGCAGAACATCAAGACAGCGATGGTGGCCTGTGGGGATGCCTTCACTGTAGCCATTGGGGCAG AAGGCGAAGTGTACTCTTGGGGCAAAGGGGCCCGAGGTCGACTGGGAAGAAGGGATGAGGATGCTGGACTCCCTCGGCCAGTGCAGCTGGATGAGACGCACCCTTACACAGTGACTTCTGTGTCCTGTTGCCATGGAAACACTCTGCTGGCCGTTCGCC GGAGTCTTGCCACCTACCCCCCACTCGGTAACCTGAGGCACGGATTAGCACAACTTCTGAGCTCTTTCGTCCCCTGTCGACTGGAAATGCATCTGCCAAGGGTACCAAAGTGTCTACTGCGGAGCTAA
- the NEK8 gene encoding serine/threonine-protein kinase Nek8 isoform X2 yields the protein MEKYERIRVVGRGAFGIVHLCLRKADQKLVIIKQIPVEQMTKEERQAAQNECQVLKLLNHPNVIEYYENFLEDKALMIAMEYAPGGTLAEFIQKRCNSLLEEETILHFFVQILLALHHVHTHLILHRDLKTQNILLDKHRMVVKIGDFGISKILSSKSKAYTVVGTPCYISPELCEGKPYNQKSDIWALGCVLYELASLKRAFEAANLPALVLKIMSGTFAPISDRYSPELRQLVLSLLSLEPSQRPPLSHIMAQPLCIRALLNLHTDLGSIRMRRAEKSLVPGPPMAPGSTGSRTTGARCRGIPRGPARPAIPPPLSAVYAWGGGLSAPLRLPMLNTEVVQVAAGRTQKAGVTRSGRLILWEAPPLGAGGGALLPGAVEQPQPQFVSRFLEGQSGVTIKHVACGDLFTACLTAQPLSPFSFLTTPHSPDRGIIMTFGSGSNGCLGHGSLNDISQPTIVEALLGYEMVQVACGASHVLALSTERELFAWGRGDGGRLGLGTRESHSCPQQVSIPPGQEAQRVVCGIDSSMILTVPGRALACGSNRFNKLGLDHCSLGEEPAPDQQVEEALSFTPLGSAPLDQEPLLSVDLGTAHSAAVTASGDCYTFGSNQHGQLGTNARRVSRAPCQVRGLQNIKTAMVACGDAFTVAIGAEGEVYSWGKGARGRLGRRDEDAGLPRPVQLDETHPYTVTSVSCCHGNTLLAVRRSLATYPPLGNLRHGLAQLLSSFVPCRLEMHLPRVPKCLLRS from the exons ATGGAGAAGTACGAGCGGATCCGAGTGGTGGGGAGAGGTGCTTTCGG GATTGTGCACCTGTGCCTGCGCAAGGCTGACCAGAAGCTGGTGATCATCAAGCAGATCCCAGTGGAGCAGATGACCAAGGAAGAGCGGCAGGCAGCCCAAAATGAGTGCCAGGTCCTCAAGCTACTCAATCACCCCAACGTCATTGAGTACTATGAGAACTTCCTGGAGGACAAGGCCCTCATGATTGCCATGGAATACGCACCAG GTGGCACCCTGGCTGAGTTCATCCAAAAACGCTGTAACTCCCTGCTGGAGGAGGAGACCATCCTGCACTTCTTTGTGCAGATCCTGCTCGCGCTCCATCACGTGCACACCCATCTCATCCTGCACCGGGACCTTAAGACTCAAAACATCCTTCTTGACAAACACCGCATGGTTGTCAAGATCGGGGACTTCGGCATCTCCAAGATCCTTAGCAGCAAGAGCAAGGCCTACACG GTGGTGGGCACTCCGTGCTACATCTCCCCTGAATTGTGTGAGGGCAAGCCTTACAACCAGAAGAGTGACATCTGGGCCCTGGGCTGTGTCCTCTATGAACTGGCCAGTCTCAAGAGGGCTTTCGAAGCTGCG AACCTGCCAGCGCTGGTGCTGAAGATCATGAGTGGCACCTTTGCACCTATCTCTGACCGGTACAGCCCTGAGCTGCGCCAGCTCGTCCTCAGtctgctcagcctggagccctcACAGCGGCCACCGCTCAGCCACATCATGGCACAGCCACTCTGCATCCGCGCCCTCCTCAACCTCCACACCGACCTGGGGAGCATCCGCATGAGGAG GGCAGAGAAGTCCCTGGTCCCAGGGCCACCCATGGCCCCCGGCAGCACAGGGAGCAGGACCACAGGCGCCCGCTGCAGGG GTATACCCCGGGGACCCGCACGGCCGGCCATTCCGCCACCGCTGTCGGCGGTCTACGCGTGGGGCGGTGGGCTCAGTGCCCCGCTACGGCTGCCGATGCTCAACACAGAGGTGGTCCAGGTGGCAGCTGGGCGCACGCAGAAGGCGGGCGTCACGCGCTCGGGGCGCCTTATCCTCTGGGAG GCCCCGCCCCTAGGCGCCGGAGGGGGCGCGCTCTTGCCCGGGGCCGTGGAGCAGCCGCAGCCCCAGTTTGTCTCCCGTTTCCTGGAGGGCCAGTCGGGCGTGACTATCAAACATGTGGCCTGCGGGGACCTCTTCACAGCCTGCCTGACCG CccaacctctctctcccttctcgttcctcaccaccccccactctcCAGACCGAGGTATCATCATGACCTTTGGCAGTGGCAGTAACGGGTGCCTAGGCCATGGCAGCCTCAATGACATCAGCCAG ccCACCATTGTGGAGGCGCTGCTGGGCTATGAGATGGTGCAGGTGGCCTGTGGGGCCTCTCACGTGCTGGCCCTGTCCACAGAGCGAGAACTATTTGCGTGGGGCCGCGGAGATGGTG GCCGGCTAGGACTGGGCACCAGGGAGTCCCACAGCTGTCCCCAGCAGGTATCCATACCCCCAGGACAGGAAGCCCAGCGGGTTGTATGTGGCATTGACTCCTCCATGATCCTCACCGTGCCTGGCCGAGCCCTGGCTTGTGGAAGTAACAG GTTCAACAAACTGGGCCTGGACCACTGCTCCCTGGGGGAGGAGCCTGCCCCCGACCAGCAGGTAGAGGAGGCCCTGAGCTTCACACCACTAGGTTCCGCACCCCTGGACCAGGAGCCCCTGCTGAGTGTGGACCTGGGCACTGCTCATTCAGCTGCCGTCACTG ccTCTGGTGACTGCTACACTTTTGGCAGCAATCAGCATGGGCAGTTGGGCACCAATGCCCGCCGGGTCAGCCGGGCACCTTGTCAAGTCCGAGGCCTGCAGAACATCAAGACAGCGATGGTGGCCTGTGGGGATGCCTTCACTGTAGCCATTGGGGCAG AAGGCGAAGTGTACTCTTGGGGCAAAGGGGCCCGAGGTCGACTGGGAAGAAGGGATGAGGATGCTGGACTCCCTCGGCCAGTGCAGCTGGATGAGACGCACCCTTACACAGTGACTTCTGTGTCCTGTTGCCATGGAAACACTCTGCTGGCCGTTCGCC GGAGTCTTGCCACCTACCCCCCACTCGGTAACCTGAGGCACGGATTAGCACAACTTCTGAGCTCTTTCGTCCCCTGTCGACTGGAAATGCATCTGCCAAGGGTACCAAAGTGTCTACTGCGGAGCTAA
- the NEK8 gene encoding serine/threonine-protein kinase Nek8 isoform X4, translated as MEKYERIRVVGRGAFGIVHLCLRKADQKLVIIKQIPVEQMTKEERQAAQNECQVLKLLNHPNVIEYYENFLEDKALMIAMEYAPGGTLAEFIQKRCNSLLEEETILHFFVQILLALHHVHTHLILHRDLKTQNILLDKHRMVVKIGDFGISKILSSKSKAYTVVGTPCYISPELCEGKPYNQKSDIWALGCVLYELASLKRAFEAANLPALVLKIMSGTFAPISDRYSPELRQLVLSLLSLEPSQRPPLSHIMAQPLCIRALLNLHTDLGSIRMRRAEKSLVPGPPMAPGSTGSRTTGARCRGIPRGPARPAIPPPLSAVYAWGGGLSAPLRLPMLNTEVVQVAAGRTQKAGVTRSGRLILWEAPPLGAGGGALLPGAVEQPQPQFVSRFLEGQSGVTIKHVACGDLFTACLTDRGIIMTFGSGSNGCLGHGSLNDISQPTIVEALLGYEMVQVACGASHVLALSTERELFAWGRGDGGRLGLGTRESHSCPQQVSIPPGQEAQRVVCGIDSSMILTVPGRALACGSNRFNKLGLDHCSLGEEPAPDQQVEEALSFTPLGSAPLDQEPLLSVDLGTAHSAAVTASGDCYTFGSNQHGQLGTNARRVSRAPCQVRGLQNIKTAMVACGDAFTVAIGAEGEVYSWGKGARGRLGRRDEDAGLPRPVQLDETHPYTVTSVSCCHGNTLLAVRRSLATYPPLGNLRHGLAQLLSSFVPCRLEMHLPRVPKCLLRS; from the exons ATGGAGAAGTACGAGCGGATCCGAGTGGTGGGGAGAGGTGCTTTCGG GATTGTGCACCTGTGCCTGCGCAAGGCTGACCAGAAGCTGGTGATCATCAAGCAGATCCCAGTGGAGCAGATGACCAAGGAAGAGCGGCAGGCAGCCCAAAATGAGTGCCAGGTCCTCAAGCTACTCAATCACCCCAACGTCATTGAGTACTATGAGAACTTCCTGGAGGACAAGGCCCTCATGATTGCCATGGAATACGCACCAG GTGGCACCCTGGCTGAGTTCATCCAAAAACGCTGTAACTCCCTGCTGGAGGAGGAGACCATCCTGCACTTCTTTGTGCAGATCCTGCTCGCGCTCCATCACGTGCACACCCATCTCATCCTGCACCGGGACCTTAAGACTCAAAACATCCTTCTTGACAAACACCGCATGGTTGTCAAGATCGGGGACTTCGGCATCTCCAAGATCCTTAGCAGCAAGAGCAAGGCCTACACG GTGGTGGGCACTCCGTGCTACATCTCCCCTGAATTGTGTGAGGGCAAGCCTTACAACCAGAAGAGTGACATCTGGGCCCTGGGCTGTGTCCTCTATGAACTGGCCAGTCTCAAGAGGGCTTTCGAAGCTGCG AACCTGCCAGCGCTGGTGCTGAAGATCATGAGTGGCACCTTTGCACCTATCTCTGACCGGTACAGCCCTGAGCTGCGCCAGCTCGTCCTCAGtctgctcagcctggagccctcACAGCGGCCACCGCTCAGCCACATCATGGCACAGCCACTCTGCATCCGCGCCCTCCTCAACCTCCACACCGACCTGGGGAGCATCCGCATGAGGAG GGCAGAGAAGTCCCTGGTCCCAGGGCCACCCATGGCCCCCGGCAGCACAGGGAGCAGGACCACAGGCGCCCGCTGCAGGG GTATACCCCGGGGACCCGCACGGCCGGCCATTCCGCCACCGCTGTCGGCGGTCTACGCGTGGGGCGGTGGGCTCAGTGCCCCGCTACGGCTGCCGATGCTCAACACAGAGGTGGTCCAGGTGGCAGCTGGGCGCACGCAGAAGGCGGGCGTCACGCGCTCGGGGCGCCTTATCCTCTGGGAG GCCCCGCCCCTAGGCGCCGGAGGGGGCGCGCTCTTGCCCGGGGCCGTGGAGCAGCCGCAGCCCCAGTTTGTCTCCCGTTTCCTGGAGGGCCAGTCGGGCGTGACTATCAAACATGTGGCCTGCGGGGACCTCTTCACAGCCTGCCTGACCG ACCGAGGTATCATCATGACCTTTGGCAGTGGCAGTAACGGGTGCCTAGGCCATGGCAGCCTCAATGACATCAGCCAG ccCACCATTGTGGAGGCGCTGCTGGGCTATGAGATGGTGCAGGTGGCCTGTGGGGCCTCTCACGTGCTGGCCCTGTCCACAGAGCGAGAACTATTTGCGTGGGGCCGCGGAGATGGTG GCCGGCTAGGACTGGGCACCAGGGAGTCCCACAGCTGTCCCCAGCAGGTATCCATACCCCCAGGACAGGAAGCCCAGCGGGTTGTATGTGGCATTGACTCCTCCATGATCCTCACCGTGCCTGGCCGAGCCCTGGCTTGTGGAAGTAACAG GTTCAACAAACTGGGCCTGGACCACTGCTCCCTGGGGGAGGAGCCTGCCCCCGACCAGCAGGTAGAGGAGGCCCTGAGCTTCACACCACTAGGTTCCGCACCCCTGGACCAGGAGCCCCTGCTGAGTGTGGACCTGGGCACTGCTCATTCAGCTGCCGTCACTG ccTCTGGTGACTGCTACACTTTTGGCAGCAATCAGCATGGGCAGTTGGGCACCAATGCCCGCCGGGTCAGCCGGGCACCTTGTCAAGTCCGAGGCCTGCAGAACATCAAGACAGCGATGGTGGCCTGTGGGGATGCCTTCACTGTAGCCATTGGGGCAG AAGGCGAAGTGTACTCTTGGGGCAAAGGGGCCCGAGGTCGACTGGGAAGAAGGGATGAGGATGCTGGACTCCCTCGGCCAGTGCAGCTGGATGAGACGCACCCTTACACAGTGACTTCTGTGTCCTGTTGCCATGGAAACACTCTGCTGGCCGTTCGCC GGAGTCTTGCCACCTACCCCCCACTCGGTAACCTGAGGCACGGATTAGCACAACTTCTGAGCTCTTTCGTCCCCTGTCGACTGGAAATGCATCTGCCAAGGGTACCAAAGTGTCTACTGCGGAGCTAA
- the NEK8 gene encoding serine/threonine-protein kinase Nek8 isoform X8: protein MEKYERIRVVGRGAFGIVHLCLRKADQKLVIIKQIPVEQMTKEERQAAQNECQVLKLLNHPNVIEYYENFLEDKALMIAMEYAPGGTLAEFIQKRCNSLLEEETILHFFVQILLALHHVHTHLILHRDLKTQNILLDKHRMVVKIGDFGISKILSSKSKAYTVVGTPCYISPELCEGKPYNQKSDIWALGCVLYELASLKRAFEAANLPALVLKIMSGTFAPISDRYSPELRQLVLSLLSLEPSQRPPLSHIMAQPLCIRALLNLHTDLGSIRMRRAEKSLVPGPPMAPGSTGSRTTGARCRGIPRGPARPAIPPPLSAVYAWGGGLSAPLRLPMLNTEVVQVAAGRTQKAGVTRSGRLILWEAPPLGAGGGALLPGAVEQPQPQFVSRFLEGQSGVTIKHVACGDLFTACLTGRLGLGTRESHSCPQQVSIPPGQEAQRVVCGIDSSMILTVPGRALACGSNRFNKLGLDHCSLGEEPAPDQQVEEALSFTPLGSAPLDQEPLLSVDLGTAHSAAVTASGDCYTFGSNQHGQLGTNARRVSRAPCQVRGLQNIKTAMVACGDAFTVAIGAEGEVYSWGKGARGRLGRRDEDAGLPRPVQLDETHPYTVTSVSCCHGNTLLAVRRSLATYPPLGNLRHGLAQLLSSFVPCRLEMHLPRVPKCLLRS from the exons ATGGAGAAGTACGAGCGGATCCGAGTGGTGGGGAGAGGTGCTTTCGG GATTGTGCACCTGTGCCTGCGCAAGGCTGACCAGAAGCTGGTGATCATCAAGCAGATCCCAGTGGAGCAGATGACCAAGGAAGAGCGGCAGGCAGCCCAAAATGAGTGCCAGGTCCTCAAGCTACTCAATCACCCCAACGTCATTGAGTACTATGAGAACTTCCTGGAGGACAAGGCCCTCATGATTGCCATGGAATACGCACCAG GTGGCACCCTGGCTGAGTTCATCCAAAAACGCTGTAACTCCCTGCTGGAGGAGGAGACCATCCTGCACTTCTTTGTGCAGATCCTGCTCGCGCTCCATCACGTGCACACCCATCTCATCCTGCACCGGGACCTTAAGACTCAAAACATCCTTCTTGACAAACACCGCATGGTTGTCAAGATCGGGGACTTCGGCATCTCCAAGATCCTTAGCAGCAAGAGCAAGGCCTACACG GTGGTGGGCACTCCGTGCTACATCTCCCCTGAATTGTGTGAGGGCAAGCCTTACAACCAGAAGAGTGACATCTGGGCCCTGGGCTGTGTCCTCTATGAACTGGCCAGTCTCAAGAGGGCTTTCGAAGCTGCG AACCTGCCAGCGCTGGTGCTGAAGATCATGAGTGGCACCTTTGCACCTATCTCTGACCGGTACAGCCCTGAGCTGCGCCAGCTCGTCCTCAGtctgctcagcctggagccctcACAGCGGCCACCGCTCAGCCACATCATGGCACAGCCACTCTGCATCCGCGCCCTCCTCAACCTCCACACCGACCTGGGGAGCATCCGCATGAGGAG GGCAGAGAAGTCCCTGGTCCCAGGGCCACCCATGGCCCCCGGCAGCACAGGGAGCAGGACCACAGGCGCCCGCTGCAGGG GTATACCCCGGGGACCCGCACGGCCGGCCATTCCGCCACCGCTGTCGGCGGTCTACGCGTGGGGCGGTGGGCTCAGTGCCCCGCTACGGCTGCCGATGCTCAACACAGAGGTGGTCCAGGTGGCAGCTGGGCGCACGCAGAAGGCGGGCGTCACGCGCTCGGGGCGCCTTATCCTCTGGGAG GCCCCGCCCCTAGGCGCCGGAGGGGGCGCGCTCTTGCCCGGGGCCGTGGAGCAGCCGCAGCCCCAGTTTGTCTCCCGTTTCCTGGAGGGCCAGTCGGGCGTGACTATCAAACATGTGGCCTGCGGGGACCTCTTCACAGCCTGCCTGACCG GCCGGCTAGGACTGGGCACCAGGGAGTCCCACAGCTGTCCCCAGCAGGTATCCATACCCCCAGGACAGGAAGCCCAGCGGGTTGTATGTGGCATTGACTCCTCCATGATCCTCACCGTGCCTGGCCGAGCCCTGGCTTGTGGAAGTAACAG GTTCAACAAACTGGGCCTGGACCACTGCTCCCTGGGGGAGGAGCCTGCCCCCGACCAGCAGGTAGAGGAGGCCCTGAGCTTCACACCACTAGGTTCCGCACCCCTGGACCAGGAGCCCCTGCTGAGTGTGGACCTGGGCACTGCTCATTCAGCTGCCGTCACTG ccTCTGGTGACTGCTACACTTTTGGCAGCAATCAGCATGGGCAGTTGGGCACCAATGCCCGCCGGGTCAGCCGGGCACCTTGTCAAGTCCGAGGCCTGCAGAACATCAAGACAGCGATGGTGGCCTGTGGGGATGCCTTCACTGTAGCCATTGGGGCAG AAGGCGAAGTGTACTCTTGGGGCAAAGGGGCCCGAGGTCGACTGGGAAGAAGGGATGAGGATGCTGGACTCCCTCGGCCAGTGCAGCTGGATGAGACGCACCCTTACACAGTGACTTCTGTGTCCTGTTGCCATGGAAACACTCTGCTGGCCGTTCGCC GGAGTCTTGCCACCTACCCCCCACTCGGTAACCTGAGGCACGGATTAGCACAACTTCTGAGCTCTTTCGTCCCCTGTCGACTGGAAATGCATCTGCCAAGGGTACCAAAGTGTCTACTGCGGAGCTAA
- the NEK8 gene encoding serine/threonine-protein kinase Nek8 isoform X1 gives MEKYERIRVVGRGAFGIVHLCLRKADQKLVIIKQIPVEQMTKEERQAAQNECQVLKLLNHPNVIEYYENFLEDKALMIAMEYAPGGTLAEFIQKRCNSLLEEETILHFFVQILLALHHVHTHLILHRDLKTQNILLDKHRMVVKIGDFGISKILSSKSKAYTVVGTPCYISPELCEGKPYNQKSDIWALGCVLYELASLKRAFEAANLPALVLKIMSGTFAPISDRYSPELRQLVLSLLSLEPSQRPPLSHIMAQPLCIRALLNLHTDLGSIRMRRAEKSLVPGPPMAPGSTGSRTTGARCRGIPRGPARPAIPPPLSAVYAWGGGLSAPLRLPMLNTEVVQVAAGRTQKAGVTRSGRLILWEAPPLGAGGGALLPGAVEQPQPQFVSRFLEGQSGVTIKHVACGDLFTACLTAFSCSSNPWTGLSGKPAQPLSPFSFLTTPHSPDRGIIMTFGSGSNGCLGHGSLNDISQPTIVEALLGYEMVQVACGASHVLALSTERELFAWGRGDGGRLGLGTRESHSCPQQVSIPPGQEAQRVVCGIDSSMILTVPGRALACGSNRFNKLGLDHCSLGEEPAPDQQVEEALSFTPLGSAPLDQEPLLSVDLGTAHSAAVTASGDCYTFGSNQHGQLGTNARRVSRAPCQVRGLQNIKTAMVACGDAFTVAIGAEGEVYSWGKGARGRLGRRDEDAGLPRPVQLDETHPYTVTSVSCCHGNTLLAVRRSLATYPPLGNLRHGLAQLLSSFVPCRLEMHLPRVPKCLLRS, from the exons ATGGAGAAGTACGAGCGGATCCGAGTGGTGGGGAGAGGTGCTTTCGG GATTGTGCACCTGTGCCTGCGCAAGGCTGACCAGAAGCTGGTGATCATCAAGCAGATCCCAGTGGAGCAGATGACCAAGGAAGAGCGGCAGGCAGCCCAAAATGAGTGCCAGGTCCTCAAGCTACTCAATCACCCCAACGTCATTGAGTACTATGAGAACTTCCTGGAGGACAAGGCCCTCATGATTGCCATGGAATACGCACCAG GTGGCACCCTGGCTGAGTTCATCCAAAAACGCTGTAACTCCCTGCTGGAGGAGGAGACCATCCTGCACTTCTTTGTGCAGATCCTGCTCGCGCTCCATCACGTGCACACCCATCTCATCCTGCACCGGGACCTTAAGACTCAAAACATCCTTCTTGACAAACACCGCATGGTTGTCAAGATCGGGGACTTCGGCATCTCCAAGATCCTTAGCAGCAAGAGCAAGGCCTACACG GTGGTGGGCACTCCGTGCTACATCTCCCCTGAATTGTGTGAGGGCAAGCCTTACAACCAGAAGAGTGACATCTGGGCCCTGGGCTGTGTCCTCTATGAACTGGCCAGTCTCAAGAGGGCTTTCGAAGCTGCG AACCTGCCAGCGCTGGTGCTGAAGATCATGAGTGGCACCTTTGCACCTATCTCTGACCGGTACAGCCCTGAGCTGCGCCAGCTCGTCCTCAGtctgctcagcctggagccctcACAGCGGCCACCGCTCAGCCACATCATGGCACAGCCACTCTGCATCCGCGCCCTCCTCAACCTCCACACCGACCTGGGGAGCATCCGCATGAGGAG GGCAGAGAAGTCCCTGGTCCCAGGGCCACCCATGGCCCCCGGCAGCACAGGGAGCAGGACCACAGGCGCCCGCTGCAGGG GTATACCCCGGGGACCCGCACGGCCGGCCATTCCGCCACCGCTGTCGGCGGTCTACGCGTGGGGCGGTGGGCTCAGTGCCCCGCTACGGCTGCCGATGCTCAACACAGAGGTGGTCCAGGTGGCAGCTGGGCGCACGCAGAAGGCGGGCGTCACGCGCTCGGGGCGCCTTATCCTCTGGGAG GCCCCGCCCCTAGGCGCCGGAGGGGGCGCGCTCTTGCCCGGGGCCGTGGAGCAGCCGCAGCCCCAGTTTGTCTCCCGTTTCCTGGAGGGCCAGTCGGGCGTGACTATCAAACATGTGGCCTGCGGGGACCTCTTCACAGCCTGCCTGACCG CTTTTTCTTGCTCCTCCAACCCATGGACTGGCTTATCTGGAAAACCAGCccaacctctctctcccttctcgttcctcaccaccccccactctcCAGACCGAGGTATCATCATGACCTTTGGCAGTGGCAGTAACGGGTGCCTAGGCCATGGCAGCCTCAATGACATCAGCCAG ccCACCATTGTGGAGGCGCTGCTGGGCTATGAGATGGTGCAGGTGGCCTGTGGGGCCTCTCACGTGCTGGCCCTGTCCACAGAGCGAGAACTATTTGCGTGGGGCCGCGGAGATGGTG GCCGGCTAGGACTGGGCACCAGGGAGTCCCACAGCTGTCCCCAGCAGGTATCCATACCCCCAGGACAGGAAGCCCAGCGGGTTGTATGTGGCATTGACTCCTCCATGATCCTCACCGTGCCTGGCCGAGCCCTGGCTTGTGGAAGTAACAG GTTCAACAAACTGGGCCTGGACCACTGCTCCCTGGGGGAGGAGCCTGCCCCCGACCAGCAGGTAGAGGAGGCCCTGAGCTTCACACCACTAGGTTCCGCACCCCTGGACCAGGAGCCCCTGCTGAGTGTGGACCTGGGCACTGCTCATTCAGCTGCCGTCACTG ccTCTGGTGACTGCTACACTTTTGGCAGCAATCAGCATGGGCAGTTGGGCACCAATGCCCGCCGGGTCAGCCGGGCACCTTGTCAAGTCCGAGGCCTGCAGAACATCAAGACAGCGATGGTGGCCTGTGGGGATGCCTTCACTGTAGCCATTGGGGCAG AAGGCGAAGTGTACTCTTGGGGCAAAGGGGCCCGAGGTCGACTGGGAAGAAGGGATGAGGATGCTGGACTCCCTCGGCCAGTGCAGCTGGATGAGACGCACCCTTACACAGTGACTTCTGTGTCCTGTTGCCATGGAAACACTCTGCTGGCCGTTCGCC GGAGTCTTGCCACCTACCCCCCACTCGGTAACCTGAGGCACGGATTAGCACAACTTCTGAGCTCTTTCGTCCCCTGTCGACTGGAAATGCATCTGCCAAGGGTACCAAAGTGTCTACTGCGGAGCTAA